One genomic segment of Pagrus major chromosome 13, Pma_NU_1.0 includes these proteins:
- the LOC141007430 gene encoding uncharacterized protein: MTMSAWRRYLWLWVIVGMIFVSVVIILIFLLINRCLFRAGKHRISQLHRRSDFRATNNQYQERKLTGDTPPLPPRTQFLTAEAQSYENLAEGPDCEETTPDYEQVKDDFEQDVGDYEQATPDYEQDVGDYEQATPDYEQDVGDYEQATPDYEQDVADYEQATPDYEQDVGDYEQATPDYEQDVGDYEQATPDYEQDVGDYEQATPDYEQDVADYVKVEEEEKCVPPPPPYQDPDPAADNTSEDYDDIDELGGEAEVQDEDEDYDDVG, from the exons ATGACCATGAGTGCGTGGAGGAGATATCTGTGGCTGTGGGTGATCGTCGGGATGATCTTTGTGTCGGTGGTGatcatcctcatcttcctcctcatcaaCAGGTGTCTCTTCAGAGCAG gcaAACACAGAATCTCACAGCTGCACAGAAGATCTGACTTCAGAGCCAC GAACAACCAGTACCAGGAGAGGAAGCTGACAGGCGACACTCCACCTTTACCTCCTCGCACACAGTTTCTCACTGCAG aggCTCAAAGTTATGAGAACCTGGCTGAGGGACCCGACTGCGAGGAGACTACACCCGACTACGAACAGGTGAAGGACGACTTCGAACAGGATGTGGGCGACTACGAGCAGGCTACACCTGACTACGAGCAGGACGTGGGAGACTACGAGCAGGCTACGCCCGACTACGAGCAGGATGTGGGAGACTACGAGCAGGCTACGCCCGACTACGAGCAGGACGTGGCAGACTACGAGCAGGCTACGCCCGACTACGAGCAGGATGTGGGAGACTACGAGCAGGCTACGCCCGACTACGAGCAGGACGTGGGAGACTACGAGCAGGCTACGCCCGACTACGAGCAGGACGTGGGAGACTACGAGCAGGCTACACCCGACTACGAGCAGGACGTGGCGGACTatgtgaaggtggaggaggaggagaagtgtgtccctcctcctccaccgtaCCAGGATCCAGATCCAGCAGCAGACAACACCTCAGAGGACTACGATGACATCGATGAACTCGGAGGTGAAGCTGAAGTccaggatgaagatgaagactaCGATGATGTGGGATAA